The Deltaproteobacteria bacterium genome segment GATGATCTCGCCCCAGAGGTTGGTGCCGTCGCTGAGCGCGTCGTGGAGGGTCTTCTCCAGGAACGGCAGGTGGTAGCCGCCCAGGAAGATCGCGGTGGTCACGGCGGCCAGCACCACCACCTCCACGAACTCGGTGATCATGAACAGGCCGAAACCCATTCCCGAGTACTCCACGAAGTAGCCGATGACCTCGCTCTCGCCCTCGGGCAGGTCGAAGGGGGCGCGCTTGGTCTCGGCGAACGCGGCGGTGAAGAAGAGGATGAAACCGATGGGCTGCAGGAAGATGCCCCAGCGCGGCAGGCCGAAGTCGTGGTCGCCCACCTGCCAGAGGTACGCGCCCTGGAAGCTGGTCATCTCCTCCAGCCGCAGGGTGTTGGTGAGGCACATCATGCCCACCAGGCCCAGGCCCAGCGCGACCTCGTAGCTGATCATCTGCGAGGTGGCGCGCACGCCGCCCAGCAGCGCGAACTTGTTGCTCGAGGCCCAGCCCGCCAGCGCCGTGCCGTACACCGCGATGCTCGCCAGCGCGAAGAGGTAGAGCAGGCCGAAGTCGGGGTGGAGCACCTGCAGGTCCACCGAGCCAGGGATGAGCTGGTGGACGCTCTGGGCCATGATCCCGGTGAAGATGCGCGGGCCCACGGGCACGATGGCGAAGAGGCAGAACACCGGCGCGAAGTTCAGCACCGGGGCGAGGCGGAAGAGGAAGCCGTAGGCCTCGTCGGGGACGAAGCCCTCCTTGGTCAGCATCTTCAAGCTGTCGGCGATGATGTGCGGGATGCCCGCGAGCGGCCGATCGCTCAGGCCGGGGATCACCGAGAAGCGCGCGCGGTTGGGGCCCACGCGGTCCTGCATGAACGCGCTCCACTTGCGCTCGGCGAGCGTGAGCAGGGTGGCGATGATCATCACCCCGCCCAGCATCAGCACCAGCATGTTGAAGACCGACGAGATCACCCCGGCCCACTGCGGCGCGAGGCACTTCTCGGGCACGTCCGACCAGTTGGTCATCTTGACCACCAGCCAGCCGGAGAGCGCGTACGCCGCGAACGAGAAGCCGAAGAAGATGCCCGGGATGAGCCCGAACACCACGAACAACATGCCCAGGGTGCGCTTCATCGCGCCTCCATCCACTCGCGGTA includes the following:
- a CDS encoding NADH-quinone oxidoreductase subunit H, which produces MTNWSDVPEKCLAPQWAGVISSVFNMLVLMLGGVMIIATLLTLAERKWSAFMQDRVGPNRARFSVIPGLSDRPLAGIPHIIADSLKMLTKEGFVPDEAYGFLFRLAPVLNFAPVFCLFAIVPVGPRIFTGIMAQSVHQLIPGSVDLQVLHPDFGLLYLFALASIAVYGTALAGWASSNKFALLGGVRATSQMISYEVALGLGLVGMMCLTNTLRLEEMTSFQGAYLWQVGDHDFGLPRWGIFLQPIGFILFFTAAFAETKRAPFDLPEGESEVIGYFVEYSGMGFGLFMITEFVEVVVLAAVTTAIFLGGYHLPFLEKTLHDALSDGTNLWGEIIFGSTLATVFWLKVMFLCYVQLAVRWSFPRFRYDQIQRLGWQMLLPAGLINVFVSGALILWDPSLHALAILGFIEIAALMALIPGPSKEVTPAGAHGHGSHGGHGGHDAHGAAAAGHGH